Proteins from a single region of Artemia franciscana chromosome 2, ASM3288406v1, whole genome shotgun sequence:
- the LOC136039593 gene encoding uncharacterized protein LOC136039593 isoform X1 yields MNKTSLTIIFIRLCTIFQYQLSLQIFQNSQKYKLTNGLQAEGLAMNLRCVPWSTYKEFQLVKENLLSDDYEKRRIGLDLISAWRARASVLPAGAETSSYLVAALDMDVAEYGDLAKMSVATAIVRFINLVTHLGQTGPYHQVLADVATSMNVPDWIVGLRHDITHGHMPSLESLIAGAKEAMIWLKSNYWEIEETRVRDWVFVKEFSKKRKRKKQSERTWKNFKAFYDLHESIDLYFFLIELIQAKIKNFSYLADKSLQSKVFETIKSKQIPVEDPNSVTHLSQSVLEYIIDELNVLCDTHGTEPPGFVLTQLLTEGDYLTSGASRKKDTAVSLMPKYQSLFEKLAELDSIPYLMTEFVKDVCENSSKNGASYFLQIGRCLMGSGPCELSLVSDFDWIRLAEDLMESPNEYSAACLEMIFKLKEIPKVSSSRKLALALLDYKLKGSASQLFLEKKPNRTNGVAMSTIQGLVSMERKADNETGGFSGSDDDLPDLKHLKRLQGNVLLDSVSYPIGWNRDYQSFLLTEHTWKWSRESGNL; encoded by the exons agcAGAAGGACTAGCAATGAATCTGAGATGTGTACCTTGGAGCACTTA CAAAGAATTCCAACTAGTTAAAGAAAACCTTCTGTCTGATGATTACGAGAAACGTCGCATTGGATTAGATTTGATATCAGCATGGAGGGCAAGGGCTTCTGTACTTCCAGCCGGAGCTGAAACATCATCATATCTTGTTGCTGCATTAGATATGGACGTTGCAGAATATGGTGATTTGGCCAAAATGTCAGTTGCAACAGCTATAGTTAG ATTTATTAATCTTGTTACGCATCTTGGACAAACTGGTCCATATCATCAAGTCTTAGCAGATGTGGCAACATCAATGAATGTACCAGATTGGATTGTTGGTCTGCGTCACGATATCACCCATGGTCATATGCCAAGTTTGGAATCTCTTATCGCGGGAGCTAAGGAAGCAATGATATGGTTAAAA TCAAATTACTGGGAAATTGAAGAAACTAGAGTTCGTGACTGGGTTTTTGTcaaagagttttcaaaaaagaggaaacGGAAGAAACAATCAGAAAGAACATGGAAGAACTTCAAAGCTTTCTATGATCTACATGAAAGTAttgatttatatttctttttaatt GAGCTAATACAAGCCAAGATAAAGAACTTTTCCTATCTAGCGGATAAATCTTTACAGAGCAAAGTTTTTGAGacaataaaaagcaaacaaattcCAGTGGAAGATCCAAACAGTGTCACCCATCTTTCGCAGTCTGTCCTAGAATACATTATTGATGAGCTTAATGTACTTTGCGATACTCATGGCACAGAACCTCCGGGCTTTGTTTTAACCCAACTTTTAACTGAAGGAGATTATTTGACAAGTGGAGCATCAAGAAAGAAGGATACTGCTGTATCACTTATGCCAAAATATCAGAGCCTTTTTGAAAAGCTTGCTGAACTTGATTCCATACCGTATTTGATGACTGAATTTGTGAAGGATGTTTGTGAGAATAGTTCTAAAAATGGGGCTAGTTACTTTTTGCAAATTGGTCGGTGTCTGATGGGCTCAGGGCCTTGTGAACTGTCTTTAGTGtcagattttgattggataagACTTGCAGAAGATTTAATGGAGTCGCCTAACGAATATTCTGCGGCTTGTTTAGAaat gatttttaaattgaaggaAATACCGAAAGTGAGTTCTTCTCGCAAGTTAGCTCTTGCTTTATTGGATTATAAGCTGAAGGGGTCAGCAAGTCAAttattcttggaaaaaaagCCAAACCGAACAAATGGTGTAGCCATGTCAACTATTCAGGGCCTTGTGTCAATGGAAAGAAAAGCTGATAATGAGACAGGTGGCTTTTCTGGATCCGATGATGACTTACCAGATTTGAAACACCTCAAACGACTGCAGg GCAACGTTCTTCTTGACAGTGTCAGCTATCCGATCGGTTGGAATCGTGACTATCAAAGTTTTTTACTCACGGAGCATACTTGGAAATGGAGCCGAGAATCCGGCAATTTATGA
- the LOC136039593 gene encoding uncharacterized protein LOC136039593 isoform X4 encodes MNKTSLTIIFIRLCTIFQYQLSLQIFQNSQKYKLTNGLQAEGLAMNLRCVPWSTYKEFQLVKENLLSDDYEKRRIGLDLISAWRARASVLPAGAETSSYLVAALDMDVAEYGDLAKMSVATAIVRFINLVTHLGQTGPYHQVLADVATSMNVPDWIVGLRHDITHGHMPSLESLIAGAKEAMIWLKSNYWEIEETRVRDWVFVKEFSKKRKRKKQSERTWKNFKAFYDLHESIDLYFFLIELIQAKIKNFSYLADKSLQSKVFETIKSKQIPVEDPNSVTHLSQSVLEYIIDELNVLCDTHGTEPPGFVLTQLLTEGDYLTSGASRKKDTAVSLMPKYQSLFEKLAELDSIPYLMTEFVKDVCENSSKNGASYFLQIGRCLMGSGPCELSLVSDFDWIRLAEDLMESPNEYSAACLEMQRSS; translated from the exons agcAGAAGGACTAGCAATGAATCTGAGATGTGTACCTTGGAGCACTTA CAAAGAATTCCAACTAGTTAAAGAAAACCTTCTGTCTGATGATTACGAGAAACGTCGCATTGGATTAGATTTGATATCAGCATGGAGGGCAAGGGCTTCTGTACTTCCAGCCGGAGCTGAAACATCATCATATCTTGTTGCTGCATTAGATATGGACGTTGCAGAATATGGTGATTTGGCCAAAATGTCAGTTGCAACAGCTATAGTTAG ATTTATTAATCTTGTTACGCATCTTGGACAAACTGGTCCATATCATCAAGTCTTAGCAGATGTGGCAACATCAATGAATGTACCAGATTGGATTGTTGGTCTGCGTCACGATATCACCCATGGTCATATGCCAAGTTTGGAATCTCTTATCGCGGGAGCTAAGGAAGCAATGATATGGTTAAAA TCAAATTACTGGGAAATTGAAGAAACTAGAGTTCGTGACTGGGTTTTTGTcaaagagttttcaaaaaagaggaaacGGAAGAAACAATCAGAAAGAACATGGAAGAACTTCAAAGCTTTCTATGATCTACATGAAAGTAttgatttatatttctttttaatt GAGCTAATACAAGCCAAGATAAAGAACTTTTCCTATCTAGCGGATAAATCTTTACAGAGCAAAGTTTTTGAGacaataaaaagcaaacaaattcCAGTGGAAGATCCAAACAGTGTCACCCATCTTTCGCAGTCTGTCCTAGAATACATTATTGATGAGCTTAATGTACTTTGCGATACTCATGGCACAGAACCTCCGGGCTTTGTTTTAACCCAACTTTTAACTGAAGGAGATTATTTGACAAGTGGAGCATCAAGAAAGAAGGATACTGCTGTATCACTTATGCCAAAATATCAGAGCCTTTTTGAAAAGCTTGCTGAACTTGATTCCATACCGTATTTGATGACTGAATTTGTGAAGGATGTTTGTGAGAATAGTTCTAAAAATGGGGCTAGTTACTTTTTGCAAATTGGTCGGTGTCTGATGGGCTCAGGGCCTTGTGAACTGTCTTTAGTGtcagattttgattggataagACTTGCAGAAGATTTAATGGAGTCGCCTAACGAATATTCTGCGGCTTGTTTAGAaat GCAACGTTCTTCTTGA
- the LOC136039593 gene encoding uncharacterized protein LOC136039593 isoform X2 — protein MNLRCVPWSTYKEFQLVKENLLSDDYEKRRIGLDLISAWRARASVLPAGAETSSYLVAALDMDVAEYGDLAKMSVATAIVRFINLVTHLGQTGPYHQVLADVATSMNVPDWIVGLRHDITHGHMPSLESLIAGAKEAMIWLKSNYWEIEETRVRDWVFVKEFSKKRKRKKQSERTWKNFKAFYDLHESIDLYFFLIELIQAKIKNFSYLADKSLQSKVFETIKSKQIPVEDPNSVTHLSQSVLEYIIDELNVLCDTHGTEPPGFVLTQLLTEGDYLTSGASRKKDTAVSLMPKYQSLFEKLAELDSIPYLMTEFVKDVCENSSKNGASYFLQIGRCLMGSGPCELSLVSDFDWIRLAEDLMESPNEYSAACLEMIFKLKEIPKVSSSRKLALALLDYKLKGSASQLFLEKKPNRTNGVAMSTIQGLVSMERKADNETGGFSGSDDDLPDLKHLKRLQGNVLLDSVSYPIGWNRDYQSFLLTEHTWKWSRESGNL, from the exons ATGAATCTGAGATGTGTACCTTGGAGCACTTA CAAAGAATTCCAACTAGTTAAAGAAAACCTTCTGTCTGATGATTACGAGAAACGTCGCATTGGATTAGATTTGATATCAGCATGGAGGGCAAGGGCTTCTGTACTTCCAGCCGGAGCTGAAACATCATCATATCTTGTTGCTGCATTAGATATGGACGTTGCAGAATATGGTGATTTGGCCAAAATGTCAGTTGCAACAGCTATAGTTAG ATTTATTAATCTTGTTACGCATCTTGGACAAACTGGTCCATATCATCAAGTCTTAGCAGATGTGGCAACATCAATGAATGTACCAGATTGGATTGTTGGTCTGCGTCACGATATCACCCATGGTCATATGCCAAGTTTGGAATCTCTTATCGCGGGAGCTAAGGAAGCAATGATATGGTTAAAA TCAAATTACTGGGAAATTGAAGAAACTAGAGTTCGTGACTGGGTTTTTGTcaaagagttttcaaaaaagaggaaacGGAAGAAACAATCAGAAAGAACATGGAAGAACTTCAAAGCTTTCTATGATCTACATGAAAGTAttgatttatatttctttttaatt GAGCTAATACAAGCCAAGATAAAGAACTTTTCCTATCTAGCGGATAAATCTTTACAGAGCAAAGTTTTTGAGacaataaaaagcaaacaaattcCAGTGGAAGATCCAAACAGTGTCACCCATCTTTCGCAGTCTGTCCTAGAATACATTATTGATGAGCTTAATGTACTTTGCGATACTCATGGCACAGAACCTCCGGGCTTTGTTTTAACCCAACTTTTAACTGAAGGAGATTATTTGACAAGTGGAGCATCAAGAAAGAAGGATACTGCTGTATCACTTATGCCAAAATATCAGAGCCTTTTTGAAAAGCTTGCTGAACTTGATTCCATACCGTATTTGATGACTGAATTTGTGAAGGATGTTTGTGAGAATAGTTCTAAAAATGGGGCTAGTTACTTTTTGCAAATTGGTCGGTGTCTGATGGGCTCAGGGCCTTGTGAACTGTCTTTAGTGtcagattttgattggataagACTTGCAGAAGATTTAATGGAGTCGCCTAACGAATATTCTGCGGCTTGTTTAGAaat gatttttaaattgaaggaAATACCGAAAGTGAGTTCTTCTCGCAAGTTAGCTCTTGCTTTATTGGATTATAAGCTGAAGGGGTCAGCAAGTCAAttattcttggaaaaaaagCCAAACCGAACAAATGGTGTAGCCATGTCAACTATTCAGGGCCTTGTGTCAATGGAAAGAAAAGCTGATAATGAGACAGGTGGCTTTTCTGGATCCGATGATGACTTACCAGATTTGAAACACCTCAAACGACTGCAGg GCAACGTTCTTCTTGACAGTGTCAGCTATCCGATCGGTTGGAATCGTGACTATCAAAGTTTTTTACTCACGGAGCATACTTGGAAATGGAGCCGAGAATCCGGCAATTTATGA
- the LOC136039593 gene encoding uncharacterized protein LOC136039593 isoform X3, with the protein MDVAEYGDLAKMSVATAIVRFINLVTHLGQTGPYHQVLADVATSMNVPDWIVGLRHDITHGHMPSLESLIAGAKEAMIWLKSNYWEIEETRVRDWVFVKEFSKKRKRKKQSERTWKNFKAFYDLHESIDLYFFLIELIQAKIKNFSYLADKSLQSKVFETIKSKQIPVEDPNSVTHLSQSVLEYIIDELNVLCDTHGTEPPGFVLTQLLTEGDYLTSGASRKKDTAVSLMPKYQSLFEKLAELDSIPYLMTEFVKDVCENSSKNGASYFLQIGRCLMGSGPCELSLVSDFDWIRLAEDLMESPNEYSAACLEMIFKLKEIPKVSSSRKLALALLDYKLKGSASQLFLEKKPNRTNGVAMSTIQGLVSMERKADNETGGFSGSDDDLPDLKHLKRLQGNVLLDSVSYPIGWNRDYQSFLLTEHTWKWSRESGNL; encoded by the exons ATGGACGTTGCAGAATATGGTGATTTGGCCAAAATGTCAGTTGCAACAGCTATAGTTAG ATTTATTAATCTTGTTACGCATCTTGGACAAACTGGTCCATATCATCAAGTCTTAGCAGATGTGGCAACATCAATGAATGTACCAGATTGGATTGTTGGTCTGCGTCACGATATCACCCATGGTCATATGCCAAGTTTGGAATCTCTTATCGCGGGAGCTAAGGAAGCAATGATATGGTTAAAA TCAAATTACTGGGAAATTGAAGAAACTAGAGTTCGTGACTGGGTTTTTGTcaaagagttttcaaaaaagaggaaacGGAAGAAACAATCAGAAAGAACATGGAAGAACTTCAAAGCTTTCTATGATCTACATGAAAGTAttgatttatatttctttttaatt GAGCTAATACAAGCCAAGATAAAGAACTTTTCCTATCTAGCGGATAAATCTTTACAGAGCAAAGTTTTTGAGacaataaaaagcaaacaaattcCAGTGGAAGATCCAAACAGTGTCACCCATCTTTCGCAGTCTGTCCTAGAATACATTATTGATGAGCTTAATGTACTTTGCGATACTCATGGCACAGAACCTCCGGGCTTTGTTTTAACCCAACTTTTAACTGAAGGAGATTATTTGACAAGTGGAGCATCAAGAAAGAAGGATACTGCTGTATCACTTATGCCAAAATATCAGAGCCTTTTTGAAAAGCTTGCTGAACTTGATTCCATACCGTATTTGATGACTGAATTTGTGAAGGATGTTTGTGAGAATAGTTCTAAAAATGGGGCTAGTTACTTTTTGCAAATTGGTCGGTGTCTGATGGGCTCAGGGCCTTGTGAACTGTCTTTAGTGtcagattttgattggataagACTTGCAGAAGATTTAATGGAGTCGCCTAACGAATATTCTGCGGCTTGTTTAGAaat gatttttaaattgaaggaAATACCGAAAGTGAGTTCTTCTCGCAAGTTAGCTCTTGCTTTATTGGATTATAAGCTGAAGGGGTCAGCAAGTCAAttattcttggaaaaaaagCCAAACCGAACAAATGGTGTAGCCATGTCAACTATTCAGGGCCTTGTGTCAATGGAAAGAAAAGCTGATAATGAGACAGGTGGCTTTTCTGGATCCGATGATGACTTACCAGATTTGAAACACCTCAAACGACTGCAGg GCAACGTTCTTCTTGACAGTGTCAGCTATCCGATCGGTTGGAATCGTGACTATCAAAGTTTTTTACTCACGGAGCATACTTGGAAATGGAGCCGAGAATCCGGCAATTTATGA